A genomic region of uncultured Paludibaculum sp. contains the following coding sequences:
- a CDS encoding YbaN family protein, producing the protein MSSERARKILYRGLGCVAVALGFVGVLVPGMPTTVFVLVASYFFGRSSPRLEGWLLRHRWFGPPLRRFRETGGITRAGKVAALGSMWTAVLISAGLLVAASGKAALAAILLACVGTLTILFAVRTIPERT; encoded by the coding sequence GTGAGTTCGGAGAGGGCACGGAAGATCCTATACCGGGGGCTCGGCTGCGTGGCCGTAGCCCTCGGCTTCGTGGGTGTGCTGGTACCTGGAATGCCCACCACCGTGTTCGTGCTGGTGGCTTCCTACTTCTTCGGCCGCAGCTCGCCCCGCCTGGAGGGCTGGCTGCTCCGGCATCGCTGGTTTGGTCCGCCGCTTCGGCGATTCCGGGAGACGGGCGGCATCACCAGGGCCGGCAAGGTTGCCGCTCTCGGGTCGATGTGGACGGCCGTTCTCATCTCGGCCGGGCTGCTTGTCGCGGCCAGCGGCAAGGCGGCGCTGGCCGCCATCCTGCTGGCGTGTGTGGGGACCCTGACCATTCTCTTTGCGGTCCGGACCATCCCTGAGCGGACCTAA
- a CDS encoding methanethiol S-methyltransferase, which produces MSRLLIFVFGAGSYLVFLATFLYAIGFIGNFGVPKSMDSTPAGDWTTALLIDVGLLSLFAIQHSVMARPAFKRMLTRIVPQAAERSNYVLASSLALLLLFWQWRPLGGVIWSVESTMGQAMLYAGFAAGWLLVLVTTFVINHFDLFGLLQVWRNLLGRPQGQLKFVTPVLYRMVRHPLYVGWFMVFWFTPTMTVTHLLFAVATTAYILVAIQFEERDLMRAHPEYIEYRKQVPMLMPRLPKDIEIIPSLELGDVQRRPL; this is translated from the coding sequence ATGAGCCGTTTGTTGATCTTTGTTTTTGGCGCAGGGAGCTACCTGGTCTTTCTCGCCACCTTTCTCTATGCCATTGGGTTCATCGGGAACTTCGGAGTGCCCAAGTCGATGGATTCCACCCCTGCCGGAGACTGGACCACCGCGTTGCTGATCGACGTGGGGTTGCTATCGCTATTCGCCATCCAACACAGTGTGATGGCGCGCCCCGCTTTCAAGCGCATGTTGACGCGCATTGTGCCGCAGGCGGCCGAGCGCAGCAACTATGTGTTGGCCAGCAGCCTCGCGCTCCTGTTGCTGTTCTGGCAGTGGCGCCCGCTGGGCGGGGTGATCTGGTCCGTCGAAAGCACGATGGGCCAGGCGATGCTCTACGCTGGCTTTGCCGCCGGCTGGCTATTGGTGCTGGTCACGACGTTTGTGATCAATCACTTCGACCTCTTCGGTCTGCTACAGGTCTGGCGGAATCTGCTGGGCCGGCCGCAAGGACAACTGAAGTTTGTGACGCCGGTTCTGTATCGCATGGTCCGCCACCCGCTCTACGTGGGCTGGTTCATGGTGTTCTGGTTCACGCCCACGATGACGGTCACGCACCTTCTGTTCGCCGTTGCCACGACGGCCTACATCCTGGTCGCGATTCAATTCGAGGAGCGGGACCTGATGCGGGCGCATCCGGAGTACATCGAGTACCGCAAACAGGTGCCCATGCTGATGCCCCGCTTGCCGAAGGACATCGAAATCATTCCGAGCCTGGAACTGGGTGATGTCCAGCGGAGGCCGTTGTGA